Genomic window (Culex pipiens pallens isolate TS chromosome 3, TS_CPP_V2, whole genome shotgun sequence):
ttcctTAGCCATTTGTCACTCACGTTTCGTTAATACTAAATAACACTGGTAGGTAAACCttcacattttaatttaaattttctactaGTTTTCAAACTCATGACACCATTTTCGGAAGAAACCGTTCATTTTTCGAACTCACAAACGGAGAAAACCAAGACGTTTTCAAATAAAAGTCTCCTCCGGATCGATCACTGTAGATTCCCAACCGGTTAGTCCTGTCGGACGCACACAGTTTATGCAAAAACGCCCCATAGCTTTCACATTCCCTCCCCACAAACGCGTTGCCCGGCACTATCGACAGCCTGAACAGGGTCGTGACGTGCAGATGACTGCAGAACAGGAGGTCGGAAAACTCAGCACTTTCAAACAGCGGCAGGACGCAGTTCGGCTGCGGAAACACTCCACCATTGGGGAAGAAGTTTTCGTGTCCATCCGGCCGCCGCAGTCCCCCGGCATTCCTGGTGACGATGATCATCTGCACGTACCGCGCGTCACTGCGATCCAGCCGAAACTGGTGACCTCGGGCGACGGAGAACAGCAGTTCCGGCGGATCGAGTCCGTAGATTGCGCCGATTTGCCCGTGGAAGTTGTGCCCAACTTGTCCGCTGATGTGCGCCCCCAAGCTGTGTCCGATTAGGGTGATGTTCTTAAGTGGGAGTCCTAGGTCGTTGAGGTACCCGATGAATTGGGTCAAGTGGGTGGACACTTTTACGGTGTGGACACGGGCCGTCAGGGAGTAGTAGTAATGGGCCAGATTGCGCCATCCAACGATGCAGACGTTTGTGTCCAGGTGCTCCAGAAGGTTACGGGCCGTTGCTTGGACCCAGTTCCGGTTCGGGTTATCCAACCAACCGTGAGTGATAATGTGCATCGGTTTGGTCGGGTTGATGTTGTGCTTTATCCGGGAGTTGTTTGGGAACGCTTGTTGTAGGACGCGGGATTCACTGTAATGATTTAGACTGTAGCTCAAGGCTTTCATTTGTTCAAAGAGGCTTTGACACTCACCTATTGGCACACCAGAATGTCACTGCTTGCTCTATTGGTGTGGAGTCCTTTCCAGACAgtaaaaatttaatgttatttttcgTTAGCAAGAACAGCAAATCCCACATTTGGTACACGTTTCCATCGACTTTTGGATCGAATATATTGAACAAACCG
Coding sequences:
- the LOC120414458 gene encoding lipase member I-like isoform X1, with product MLTSGKGNAMTSYISNSFLIQPNTKQSEFIDQSVQVGSVKHNRYSCKIYVCKFTMFVTCFLIFILSTPIAEINCGLFNIFDPKVDGNVYQMWDLLFLLTKNNIKFLLSGKDSTPIEQAVTFWCANSESRVLQQAFPNNSRIKHNINPTKPMHIITHGWLDNPNRNWVQATARNLLEHLDTNVCIVGWRNLAHYYYSLTARVHTVKVSTHLTQFIGYLNDLGLPLKNITLIGHSLGAHISGQVGHNFHGQIGAIYGLDPPELLFSVARGHQFRLDRSDARYVQMIIVTRNAGGLRRPDGHENFFPNGGVFPQPNCVLPLFESAEFSDLLFCSHLHVTTLFRLSIVPGNAFVGRECESYGAFLHKLCASDRTNRLGIYSDRSGGDFYLKTSWFSPFVSSKNERFLPKMVS
- the LOC120414458 gene encoding lipase member I-like isoform X2; the encoded protein is MKALSYSLNHYSESRVLQQAFPNNSRIKHNINPTKPMHIITHGWLDNPNRNWVQATARNLLEHLDTNVCIVGWRNLAHYYYSLTARVHTVKVSTHLTQFIGYLNDLGLPLKNITLIGHSLGAHISGQVGHNFHGQIGAIYGLDPPELLFSVARGHQFRLDRSDARYVQMIIVTRNAGGLRRPDGHENFFPNGGVFPQPNCVLPLFESAEFSDLLFCSHLHVTTLFRLSIVPGNAFVGRECESYGAFLHKLCASDRTNRLGIYSDRSGGDFYLKTSWFSPFVSSKNERFLPKMVS